The sequence ATTGCTAAGGGATATATTATTCCTAAAATTTTCGCCACTGAATCAATGCTATGCTCGTTGTAATTTCTCAGTCAATGTAATATATGGAAATTAGGTTTCCATTGAAAAAAGCAATTTATTCCGGTGTATGTTTATCTTAATTCTCTGTATTCAATTGGTATTATAGTTTTTCACATGGAGGATTGATGTAGACAACTATATATCTAAAATACACACATGTGGCTCTTGTTAGTTTTCTTTAGCTGGAGGATTGTTATAACTGGATCTAGAATACGAAATTTCGTCTCGAACTCGATACTTTGGTGTGAAATATTAAACTATTGGTGTCCTTACTAGTTTTTATCGAAAGAATCGTGTACAAAACTGGTACTACGACGGAAGTAGATCTCTCTCAGAGAACGTTTGAGAGAGTTTCCAAGAAGCACTTTTTAGATATTAATTGGGTTGTAGCGCTTTAGATTTTTTTGAAAACCAACTTTTGTTTCAATTCATATGACTTTTCAACAAAGCTAGAAGCAAGATTaagatattttttatgttttttttgttaatggtttaaagttacaatttgacaaatgaatctttaaaaaatatcatattccttaaaatgttaaattttatttatatatgagtttttatgagttttaaataaaattcataaaattcaaaaacatattttattacaaggattttatattttaaaaatcattttttaataatttacatttccaaatttatttttttaaatattttgtgcatctataaatttttttcattttttttatttttattaaatcttatataaattttcaagcatattataaaaaaataaattaaatttgatacaaaatatccaaaatttaataataataattatataaaaacatTACTTATTGTTTGGAtgtcaaaatttatataattaaaaagacAAATATTATATAGATTAAGGATAttgttgtaattttttttaaaaaaaatttggaaacaaTTTTTATTCGAACAATCAAACTTTAGTTTATATtagctttataattttattttcaaacactctctatttttttttctcatttatttTCATAGAATCTCTATAAGAATGACTTTGAAATAATCTAAAAAACTCCTTTAGTTGTCGATGGCACCGTCTATAACAGCGAGATTCTTAAGAGAATTTGCAAAATTgctatcaaaaaataaaaccaaaccaCATTATTATCAATGTCACTGTCATAATGTATACTATGCTACGGAAGTAATGATAACGTGATCTAAATTTGTCCTACTCGCTCAGAAATCCAAGAAAAAAGTGCAACTTTTTGCATCATTGGACTATTCTTACTCGCCAACTTTTAAGTTTTAACACACTCAATCTTTGACTATTTTATATAAATCTTACCCCTTTTAATTCTCTTTTacataaattcaaatgtttaaCAAGTTATATAATccatgttaattattaatttgtaGGTGTCCTATGCGATTTGTTGGAAACTTGTCCTTACATAAAAAATGTGCTGaacaaatatttcaaacatttgccGCAATAATTGGTACAAAATGATATGCTAATCAAGCAAATCCTCATGTACGACGTCCTTGATGTTTTCATTATTGGTATGCTCCTCTAGATGTAAACCCTCTAGCATATAAACTAGAGAATGACGTTGTTATCACACCCCTCTTGTTTCTAAAGATTCGCCCTCTCTCGGATGGATGTTGGTCTAGCCTACAGGTCGATCCCTTTGGATCTTGGTCCATGAACCTGCACCCTGGAAACAAAACAGTCATATATTCACATTATTATAAAAGCGAAATGCATGAATATTCAAGAATGTGATGTAAGTACGTAGTAAGTTGTGGCCGTCACACATCGGGACCAGAGTCAAGTTCAAGCCACCGAGTACACCAAGAGTCGTGTGGCACTCCGCCCTCACACATCTGGCTAGATTTGTCGTTGCACTATGTACAATAGAAACGATGGTGGACACAATCATAATATATCCCAACAAAGGGTTGAGAAACCTCCGACAAGTATCAAGATATATCATCGAGGACTCAAGGTTCTCAGTTTGTTATGCATATGATATTATACTCTAGCACAGCTTACACGAACGTGCATTAAATTTTAGAGATATATTAAACATCAAGTCACACGTAGAGTATAAACTTGATGTTACATATACAGCTATCATCGTGTTTCGAGTAATATTGTATACATGCGGCTCAAGGACTTGATGTCATGTTGTATCTTGTGAAGTTAACCTGCGCGGGTTCAACAAAAAATAAGTCCAAGCTCGATTGAGTAGAAACTTGTAGTTACTGCGTCGAGGAATTGTTACTTGCCTAAGTAAGGCTTCGGAAGTCCCCTGGAACTATAGAGGTGAAAGAAGAGGAATTGTGTATGGGAGAGATGCTACATAGGTCCATGCAAAgcacaattttattttccagGTTTCAACGTCAAACATGTACTTTGCCACTGTTCTCACCAACCTCAACACATGGAGATATTTTCACACCATCTACAAGTTAAAACCACATTGGCTGGCTCTAGGTACATATCCATTATGAGACAGCAATTCAAGATCCAAGCAAAGCCCCAGTAAGTACTATCCATTTAAGTGTATGCATTTCTCCATGATGAGCAGACAAATTTGCAGAGTACTCAGTGGAGAGTGGAATGGCATCGATCTCACGGAGTCAACAAATGAATAATTGATGTGAATTGGATCAGAAGTCGAGAACTAGGTTCATCTGATAAATAAACGAACATGAGGTTTCTCCTCGGAGTTATTTAAACGTTTCGAGTTCGATAGTTCGGTTATATTCCTCCGATAAGTAGAGCGCGGTTAAAAAGAACTGAGCTTTTGGGAGATCAGATGAATTTCTTCTTATTCATCAGCCTTATTCCATCAAAATGTGGATGTAAATCGTGCGGTGTTGAACCGGTCCGTAGTCCGACATGAAACACCAAGATTAAAAGCAACACACCACATGGAAATGAATTAAATGTATCTTGATTCTtgatcacaaaatatgtgtACTAATAAAATTGGTACTGGATCAATGCTTTCATCGAGATTCAAAGCAGGAAAAATAAATGGCATTGAATTAGATTACAGTACCCCCATTTTTCCAGTACAAACACGCAAAGTCCCACAGCATTAACCCCTCTAGTCCAATGCCCAATAATCACCCTTTCCAGCATATCCTCAAACCTCTCAATTCAGACAAGATTTCCGATACACCAGAAAAATGGCCCTAAACAGTCAAGAAAACAAAATCAATGCATTTTCTCAGTTTCATCCTCTCCCTCACCTTTACCGCAATTTTCTTGGAAACCACCGTCTTCCAATGGACTATCCAATGCCCTCTTCTCTTGCTCCTCTTCTTCAAGCTCATCCCCATTTTTCTTCCTTGGTTTCACCCTTTTGTTCTTCTCCGCTTTCGCCTTCAATGTCGCCAACAATTCCTCCACCGCCCTACGACTATCGCGCCGGTACTTGATCAACACTTCGCTCATATCTGCAGGAGTCATCTCCGCCTCCTCAACCAAAACCTCCAATTCCTCCAGCATTTCTTTCTCCGGATAATTCTCCTCAAATCCCAAGTAATTCTTCAACAGAATCTTCAATGCAGGAGATGAACAATAGCTCATGTGTATGTGCATGTCCATCCTCCCACTCCTCAGCAATGCCGGGTCGAGTTTCTCGATATGGTTCGTCGTGAACACGAAAATCCTCTCATTACCACAACAAGACCACAAACCATCTGTGAAATTCAACAACCCGGAAAGCGTTATCGTGTTTGCCCCGGCCTCTGAGCCGCCATTAGACCCCGGAGGGGATGCAATTTCGAAGCTATTTTTCCTACAGCCTCCGTCGGCATTGTTTCTGTTATCCAACTTAATGGAACAATCAATGTCTTCAATAACAATAATGGACTTAGAACTAGTTTTCATCAGCAACTTCCTCAATTCCGAGTTGGTATTCACCTCAGTTAACTCAAGATCATAAATATCGTACCCGAGAAAATTAGCCATGGCTGCAATCATACTAGATTTCCCCGTGCCCGGAGGACCATATAACAAATACCCTCTTTTCCATGCCCTCCCAGTTTTCTGATAAAAAGATTCCCCATTTGAAAAATCCAAAAGATCAGCCATAATCTCAGATTTCCTGACAGGATCCATGGCCAAGGTATCGAAAGTACTGGGATGCTTAAACGGCACAGATTCCCAAGGATGGCCCCTCGAATCCAAAGACCCGCCTCTCGAGTTCGTATAAAGCAACCTATCTTGATTCCTCCTTCGCAAATCATTCGCCTTTTCCATGACATAATCAAGATACGAACTGAGCACCATCTGCTTATTCTTTTTCCTTACCCGGAGGGTAAACCCTCTCTTCTCCTCCGGCATTGGGCGCCACGAGAAGGTCTGAGCTTGCCTCTGCGTGACGATATGCTCCCACTCCACAGTCACCCCTTTATAAGAATCGATCAAACGGTCGTTGTTCGACAGGCCACAGGTGATGGAGGAAGAGTTCAGGCCACGGGTAAGGCTGATCCGGGTGCCCGATATGGAAGCGGAGGAGCTCAGATACAGCTGAACGGCGTTGTAAAGTTCGTTGGTGTTGACACCATCGATTTCGGTGATGTCGTAGTAGTAGGAGGAGGATAAGTAGCTGAAGAAACGGTGGAAGAATTTGAAGGAAGCGAAACGGAGCTCCGGGGGAAACACTGTCTGGAGAAGGCTCTGACAGAACGCCCAAACTCCCATTATCGAAGCCATTGTCGTCCAAATCTCCTTCATCCTCCCTTTTTTCGGGGTTCCTCAATTCTTGTAGAGGGTGAAGCAAAGAAAATGGAGAATCTGGCCTTCAAGAAGAAATGTAAAAGCACAAAAATGGAGGCTTTGAAGGAGAAAAGGAGTAGAAGTTTGGGTGTAAACATATGGAAGCCAATTGTCTGGGATTTATAGAAATGGAGGGTGGACAAATTTTAGTCGaacaaatatttttcctgatataataaataatttatattaaatcataaattggatactcaataataataataatattattaatattaaattcgAAGAACTCCGATTTCCTGATTTTATCAATCTTTatcatttattaaatatatgacTCGATATGCTATACTGTATTTTAAGTATGAGACATTCACAAAATCTAACATATTTTGTTccaatatttttccttaaattaaaattaaaaggctcataataaaataattattatatatatattttttatttaaaaatcaaatatccatgAAAATACCCTCAAGTTaacaaccaaaaataaaaaataaaatctccccttacaaaataaaaaaaatttgattaaaaataaataaaaaaagcacaaaaaactattaaaacaaattaaaaaatgaaattttttttattttacgaaaATATCACACATATTATGCAAAGTTTGCGCCTGAAACACTATTACCATTAAATAGAGTGTGTTATTTTAAAGGACACtgaaatatttaattacataattacaTTTTTTACTCTACTAACAAACTCTTTGAGTCGATCCAtattttaaatagaaaaaaatctaaacaaaactttccttttaaatcgaacaactcttctaaattgaaaataattcttGTTAATTgattagtattatttgatcaaattaaaaatagagtaggtctcttgtgagatggtctcacgaatctttatctgtgagatgagtcaaccctacagatattcataataaaaaataatactcttagcataaaaagtaatgtttttcatggatgacccaaataagagatccgtctcacaaaatacgacccgtgagaccgtctcacacaaatttttgctttaaaaataataataatacatgcaACTTGTGTACATCTTTTACTAGTGAATATATATAAGCATGCCACTTCTCATAGAAGGTTCTGTGTAGAAAACCTAgagattattaaaaaattaaaatatttaaaaatattttatttacaataatttttatgttaggagttatatgataatttaaaatttttaaattatagataaaaataaaaaatatattagaatatGACAGTTATATAATTAGatacaaaattattaaaataggtttatataatattttattaaaataaaaaggaataattttataatattggCATTTTTTGTGACAACCATATTCTGAGAAATTGGTTTACAGTTTTTAGTTCCACAAACATtcaatttctaaataaaatatattattgatatcttataaaaatattattattataatatataaaaaaaatctaatgcaAAAAATCACGTGGGAATTAATATTGACTTTTCCATATAAGAATGTAATATTTGCTCATAATATTATTgcaatcttggaaagaatatatatttatggtTAGGgataaattacataattaattaaataaatggacaTTTATGACAGTATCTCATGAGGTACAGTACATGCCCTATTAGAGGAATTAGACGAAAATAGTGAGAttgtatatttaaaaatagaaaattatattatggattggataaaaaaaatacaattaattGAGAaggattatttaaatttatatgacCAAATGTTGTCACGTATTTTATccaaatatgatatttgagtttttatataatttaaaatatttaagttgcaTTTAGGACAAAgcaaaaaatattagttttgagGGCTAacacgaatttttatattatttaaaatataaatgtgATAATCATTAAAATATTCGCACACATTTTGGCAGAGATTCCAAGAATAATTGAACTTCTTCAGCATAAAGTTTactataaattatataaataaaatacaagtaacaataattttaaatgtaCTATACTTATAAAATTAAACAAACTGTTTGGTTTTACTTTTACCTCAATTCTGCCGTATTCACCAAAGtattgattaattttaaaattacggAGTCaattcattatatttattatcGTGTTGGAATTTTCGAAACCcgacaaataaattaaatttagaaaagaaatgaataagttattaaaaataaatttaaatattaaagatatttaatattatttatttttttaataaaacatgtGAAGAGCAGAGCGTGACTCCAACAACCAGTGGATGTGGTTGAAATGGAAGCCACCCAGCCCTCTCAATATGTTTTCAGNACCATAAATAAACCCATATTTCAACTTTAGATAATTAAATTCtatacaataaatttattttatacatttttatttaacttatttaaaattaaataaaaacttgtttttagttttaaatCTACATTTTTCATTAATTGTTATTTCGTAAAATCAAGTTAATCAATGGCAACTTAGGAAAATTATTATCGTTTTTAGAAAGAAAAGTGGTGGAatagattttttaatattaatgaataatcggtaacatatattatattctctataattattttaatttatgtttcCTTGGAATAAATAAAAGGCTAGGAATTCTATATACAGAGATGTAACCAAATCAAGTCAATTCAAATAGCATCTcacatttaaattattattaaagttgaataaaaaattggaaGAATGTGtggaatatttttgtaatttgtaATGAAGAAGTTATTGAATATTTTTGCAAATTTGAACCTTGGTGGAATTTTCTTTGGCAAATAATGGTATTCTGGCAATTACAGGGAAAAAGCAAGATGGCAGAACTGTCATTAATTGTGTTGGATTCCCTctgcatatttttttaattgttgcaTCCGAATCTTTTTACATATTCAATGATTGTTAATTGCTAATTTTTTTCCattgcgataaaaataatcGGTAAATTGGCTTTCAGTcctcagccgtcgattttttttatgttcagtCCATGGGTacatttttagtaccacatttctacatgaagtgtaccacattttgtatgacatagtacaacaattttgtgggtagggagtgaacccaaagaaatattttgattgaggatttttcaccaacttccccataAATAATACTAGGAATTTTCACAGTGCGATATCGTTTCAACTAAAAAGTAAGCAACTTAAttgttaattttcatttttttatatgtacCGAACTCacgatttatatattttcatagctgtttttttttcccaaacatATATCgaactatatatttttaattacacgataatatcaatatttattaaattttatatgatcCATTTCCAATACCTTTAGTCCTTTACTTAAAATTCGATACGAAATAATAACTGTTCTTATTAAGAGAAtagttcaaaaataatattatcatcaactataattttcgataaaaacgaatatttgattttataattgATATTACAATCAAAATTATGAATTCTATTTCCATAAGGCGCAATAATATTGAAGGAGATGGTCATTGAGAGTAAATGTTATGCTTGGATAccaatttggatttttttattattattttctttgaatttggaatttataACATGTGACTTtaaatgttgttttttttataaaaaaaaaaaaaaaaaaaaactaaacctTCTGTTGGATTTTGTTTGGGtaatattcatatcataaattttaatgGCAAAATCGGTACCCTGGCGTGGGAGAGAGACAGATCAAGCTACAAATAGCACGTACTGCcatttatgtttaatttttctctgaatataatatattaattttcatacaaattttaaatatttcagcTCATTACAATGNTGTCGGTCTTGCTTCAATTTTTTAGAATTAATTTGAGAGCAACAATACCTCATATTAAAAGACTGATGTTTGACACGATATACtacttaaaaattttaaattacattatttattaTCAGATCTGAAGAGAATTATTTTTGTCGATCATACATGCCCTCTGAAAAAACCCTTAAAATTGAGAATTGAACTTAACTTAATCCAAAAAATTAGTTCAAAAAGATAATATTGTTCAAGTTCATATATACATTTCTCAATAATTTAAAGAACAATATTTTGGTCCAAGTACCGTTAGTGTTGCGAGTGATATGCTTTGACTGTGTCATCAGGTGGTTGTAGGTGTTGTAGCTGAATGTCGTTCGAGAGTCGGAGCATACAGTTATATATCTAGCTAGCTAGTTTAACTCTTCGGCGATCAGATATTCGAGAATTTTAGGTCTATCATCTTATGGTCCTAGAAGAAAGTGAGAACTATCTAGTTGATCACAATGACatagatatatatttaaatgttgCCCTGTTTCGGTCCTAGCACTTAAATTTACGCGACCACTTTCCAGTTTGGAGTTGCGAGGCATATACAGATACCTACTATGAATATAGCCCCATTTTTTGATCTTCCCAAATCTGTCCGAAAACTACAAAACAACGACTTATCAATTTTTCGGTAATTAATATCAGAAAGTGAAGTGGGGAATGTTACGCTGCATTTCATTACAGGCTAGCTAGGTTGCCCCATTCTTATATTGTCTTCTCATGCCTATGAAAATGGACATTAATTCGATGCATTGAGCATTTTTGCATTCATTATTCGACCGTACGGTCATGGCCATATATTCAATGGTTCGATTGTCACGTCGaatcacatttatttatttttacgtcCACATGGAAAATACATATTTTGTTGGTCGaaatatatatgtgtaaatATAGAATTAAATTGCACAAGACGTCGATGTTGCATAGATACCATGGAGGGAAAAAATCGAAATCAAATCGAagcaaatcatatttttattgttgttaaaatagatttttcatcTCCAATAATTGCTTTGAGGATCTAGATGAACAGTTTTTTCTCATGATAAAATGACTAAACTTATATCAACTTAACACAAATTATTACATCGACGAACTGAATATGCATAATTGTTTCCTATGATAGAACGACTAAAAATATAGCAATTTAGCACGAACTGAAACAGCGCCCTGAATTTTAACACGAATGGAAAATGAGTTAGCAAAATGCAGAGAAGGAGGAAGATATTTTCGTGTATCCTGATTGTGGATTTGAGCAAGTATTTATAGGCACATTGTCATTCCATCTGTTGGCATATGAGAAGACACTTGAATTAGTGTCTAGTTTAACTAGGCCTTTGACTTGCGCTCGCACATAAGTTAAAATTTCTAAGAAAAAATCAAGCTCTTGATTTGCACCTCTCGCACAGGCTCAGGGGCAAGGGAATTTTTTAACTAACCAATCTTACGTCCttacaaaatataatttaatataagctCACtcatagtaattttttttttgcgagAGACAAATTCATCATGCTATAATTACATCATCCACTTATATATGAATTGGTTCATAATCTCATACCATATGTTATCCAATTTCCATTAACTTAAAATGAaaatcacaaatatttttcatatccaACATATTTGACTTCTCGTGAGCTATTGGATTTACAACGGATTACTGACCTACTATAGTGATGTCGTCTGGGGAAATTGGATGAGCTGATTGAGCAATCTCGGGCAGAGTAGATTTTTCCTATAAAAACTTGTGATCCATGTAATGATGCTACTCAGATATATGGGTAGGAAGGGTGGACAATCTCCTGGACATAGTAGATCTTCCGTGTAAGCACTTGTGACCTGTGCTCTGTGGGTGGGCAACTTCTCGCGCTGTAATGTGTCCTTCCTTGTAAGTACTCTTGACCCGATATGATAAGCGCTAGTGATCTGCATACACTTA comes from Primulina huaijiensis isolate GDHJ02 chromosome 2, ASM1229523v2, whole genome shotgun sequence and encodes:
- the LOC140971278 gene encoding AAA-ATPase At5g57480-like — protein: MKEIWTTMASIMGVWAFCQSLLQTVFPPELRFASFKFFHRFFSYLSSSYYYDITEIDGVNTNELYNAVQLYLSSSASISGTRISLTRGLNSSSITCGLSNNDRLIDSYKGVTVEWEHIVTQRQAQTFSWRPMPEEKRGFTLRVRKKNKQMVLSSYLDYVMEKANDLRRRNQDRLLYTNSRGGSLDSRGHPWESVPFKHPSTFDTLAMDPVRKSEIMADLLDFSNGESFYQKTGRAWKRGYLLYGPPGTGKSSMIAAMANFLGYDIYDLELTEVNTNSELRKLLMKTSSKSIIVIEDIDCSIKLDNRNNADGGCRKNSFEIASPPGSNGGSEAGANTITLSGLLNFTDGLWSCCGNERIFVFTTNHIEKLDPALLRSGRMDMHIHMSYCSSPALKILLKNYLGFEENYPEKEMLEELEVLVEEAEMTPADMSEVLIKYRRDSRRAVEELLATLKAKAEKNKRVKPRKKNGDELEEEEQEKRALDSPLEDGGFQENCGKGEGEDETEKMH